A single region of the Sandaracinaceae bacterium genome encodes:
- a CDS encoding type I restriction endonuclease subunit R → MPSSGGVAGSHVAWNELGLSEDPAVELLQQFGYVYVSADELDKERASALDVVLVTRLEAALKRLNPWLNDGNLQRAVREVTHVAAASLLDANEQLYTTLTRGIAVTQDLGHGSRGQQVRYFDFASPRNNDLLVTRQLRIKGVKKHIIPDVVVYVNGVPLAVIECKSPTIGDKWEHEAIDQLLRYQELAEKYRDLGAPRLFQSVQLCVATCLQDAVYGTVSTPERFYLRWKEPWPHQLAAIEKELGRKPTPQDVLLYGMLTPETLLDLVRNFVVFEKDVSTGKTVKKVPRYQQFAAVNKAIDRARTHAAPLERGGVVWHTQGSGKSITMLWLALKLRHDETNENPTILIVTDRRDLDDQISRTFTNCGYPSPLQATSVAHLRELLSGPSGKTVMTTVQKFQEIGGVMGRDGRMVKPKHPVLSRAENLFVLTDEAHRTQYGSLAGNLRLALPNAVFFGFTGTPIDKKDKSTLETFGGYIDKYTIEQAVNDGATVPIFYESRLPELRVLGNTLDKLFDRVFADRTDEERAAIKQKYATEAAIAAAPGRIKAICLDLVEHYQRAIEPNGFKVQVVAVSRHAAVTYKRCLDDLNAPESAVLYSSSNKDEDRLVEHATSEQDRKLLVKRFLDPADPLRILIVCDMLLTGFDAPIEQVMYLDSPLKEHTLLQAIARVNRTAENKNYGLVVDYWGVSEALQEALAIFAPKDVKQAMTPKEDELPRLETRHAAAMRFFIVVKDKRDLDRCVLVLEPADVRAQFDVAFRRFAQSMDMLLPDPRALEYAGDLAWLGKVRSAAKARYREEGVDIGDCGDKVRKLIDEAIIADGIEILVKEVNLFSPDFEARLAALKSPEARASEMEHAIRHEIHTHVDEDPAFYRSLRERLEQILADYRARRIDAAKQLELFAAVENELRQRAATAQDLGLTETGLAIYGLLATEPDQDGVLETQLPYGQLDESKKALAEIIEEAARPHVRIVDWVRKEDVQREMRRAIKRHLQAASYPDSVRNALAPKILDLLKAREGR, encoded by the coding sequence ATGCCTAGCAGCGGTGGCGTAGCGGGCTCACACGTTGCGTGGAACGAGCTCGGCCTCTCCGAGGACCCCGCCGTCGAGCTGCTGCAGCAGTTCGGCTACGTCTACGTCTCGGCGGACGAGCTCGACAAGGAGCGCGCCTCGGCCCTGGACGTGGTCCTGGTCACCCGCCTCGAGGCGGCGCTCAAGCGGCTGAACCCGTGGCTCAACGACGGCAACCTCCAGCGCGCGGTGCGTGAGGTCACGCACGTAGCCGCGGCCAGCTTGCTGGACGCCAACGAGCAGCTCTACACCACGCTCACGCGCGGAATCGCGGTCACGCAGGACCTCGGGCACGGCAGCCGCGGGCAGCAGGTGCGCTACTTCGACTTCGCCTCGCCACGCAACAACGACCTCTTGGTCACGCGGCAGCTGCGCATCAAGGGGGTCAAGAAGCACATCATCCCGGACGTGGTGGTGTACGTGAACGGCGTCCCGCTGGCCGTCATCGAGTGCAAGTCGCCCACCATCGGCGACAAGTGGGAGCACGAGGCCATCGACCAGCTGCTGCGCTACCAGGAGCTGGCCGAGAAGTACCGTGACCTCGGCGCGCCGCGGCTCTTTCAGTCGGTGCAGCTGTGCGTCGCCACGTGCCTGCAAGATGCGGTGTACGGGACGGTGTCCACGCCCGAGCGCTTCTACCTGCGCTGGAAGGAGCCCTGGCCGCACCAGCTGGCCGCCATCGAGAAGGAGCTGGGCCGGAAGCCCACCCCGCAGGACGTGCTGCTCTACGGCATGCTCACGCCCGAGACCCTGCTCGACCTGGTGCGCAACTTCGTCGTCTTTGAGAAGGACGTCTCCACCGGCAAGACCGTCAAGAAGGTGCCGCGCTACCAGCAGTTCGCGGCCGTGAACAAGGCTATCGACCGGGCGCGCACGCATGCCGCCCCCCTCGAGCGCGGCGGCGTGGTCTGGCACACGCAGGGCTCGGGCAAGTCCATCACCATGCTGTGGCTAGCGCTCAAGCTGCGCCACGACGAGACCAACGAGAACCCCACCATCCTCATCGTCACGGACCGCCGCGACCTGGACGACCAGATCTCGCGCACGTTCACGAACTGCGGCTACCCGAGCCCCCTGCAGGCCACCAGCGTGGCGCACCTGCGCGAGCTGCTGAGCGGGCCCAGCGGCAAGACGGTCATGACCACCGTCCAGAAGTTCCAGGAGATTGGCGGCGTCATGGGGCGCGACGGCCGCATGGTGAAGCCCAAGCACCCGGTGCTCAGCCGCGCCGAGAACCTCTTCGTGCTCACGGACGAGGCGCACCGCACTCAGTACGGCTCGCTGGCCGGCAACCTGCGCCTGGCGCTGCCCAACGCGGTGTTCTTCGGCTTCACGGGCACGCCCATCGACAAGAAGGACAAGAGCACGCTCGAGACCTTCGGCGGCTACATCGACAAGTACACCATCGAGCAGGCCGTCAACGACGGCGCCACGGTGCCCATCTTCTACGAGAGCCGCCTGCCCGAGCTGCGCGTGCTGGGTAACACGCTCGACAAGCTCTTCGACCGCGTGTTCGCGGACCGCACCGACGAGGAGCGCGCCGCCATCAAGCAGAAGTACGCCACCGAGGCCGCCATCGCCGCCGCGCCGGGGCGCATCAAGGCCATCTGCCTGGATCTGGTGGAGCACTACCAGCGCGCCATCGAGCCCAACGGCTTCAAGGTGCAGGTGGTGGCCGTCAGCCGCCACGCCGCCGTGACCTACAAGCGCTGCCTCGACGACCTGAACGCGCCCGAGTCCGCGGTGCTCTACTCGTCCAGCAACAAGGACGAAGACCGCCTGGTGGAGCACGCCACCAGCGAGCAGGACCGCAAGCTGCTAGTGAAGCGCTTCCTGGACCCGGCGGACCCGCTGCGCATCCTCATCGTGTGCGACATGCTGCTCACGGGCTTCGATGCGCCCATCGAGCAGGTCATGTACCTCGACTCGCCGCTCAAGGAGCACACGCTGCTCCAGGCCATCGCCCGCGTGAACCGCACCGCGGAGAACAAGAACTACGGCCTGGTGGTGGACTACTGGGGCGTGTCCGAGGCGCTCCAGGAGGCGCTGGCCATCTTCGCGCCCAAGGACGTGAAGCAGGCCATGACGCCCAAGGAGGACGAGCTGCCGCGCCTCGAGACGCGCCACGCGGCCGCCATGCGCTTCTTCATCGTGGTGAAGGACAAGCGCGACCTCGACCGCTGCGTGCTGGTGCTGGAGCCCGCCGACGTGCGCGCGCAGTTCGACGTGGCCTTCCGCCGCTTCGCGCAGAGCATGGACATGCTGCTGCCCGACCCGCGCGCCCTCGAGTACGCCGGCGACCTGGCCTGGCTCGGCAAGGTTCGCTCTGCCGCCAAGGCTCGCTATCGCGAGGAGGGTGTCGACATCGGCGACTGCGGCGACAAGGTCCGCAAGCTCATCGACGAAGCCATCATCGCGGACGGCATCGAGATCCTCGTCAAGGAGGTCAACCTCTTCTCGCCGGACTTCGAGGCCCGCCTGGCCGCGCTCAAGAGCCCCGAGGCGCGCGCCAGCGAGATGGAGCACGCCATCCGCCACGAGATCCACACGCACGTCGACGAGGACCCCGCGTTCTACCGGTCCCTGCGCGAGCGCCTGGAGCAGATCCTGGCCGACTACCGCGCCCGCCGCATCGACGCCGCAAAGCAGCTGGAGCTCTTCGCCGCGGTCGAGAACGAGCTCCGCCAACGCGCGGCCACGGCTCAAGACCTGGGCCTGACCGAGACCGGCCTCGCCATCTACGGCCTGCTCGCCACGGAGCCCGACCAAGACGGCGTGCTCGAGACCCAGCTCCCCTACGGCCAGCTGGACGAGTCGAAGAAGGCCCTGGCCGAGATCATCGAGGAGGCAGCCCGTCCCCACGTCCGCATCGTGGACTGGGTGCGCAAAGAGGACGTGCAGCGCGAGATGCGTCGCGCCATCAAGCGCCACCTGCAGGCCGCCAGCTACCCCGACAGCGTGCGCAATGCGCTCGCCCCCAAGATCCTGGACCTCCTCAAGGCGCGCGAGGGGCGCTGA
- a CDS encoding restriction endonuclease subunit S codes for MAAPEGWIAASLGDVCSLEYGKSLSASVRRPGPVPVYGSNGAVGRHCEALVAGPGIVVGRKGSIGEVVWASDDFWPIDTTYYVSAAAGVDLVWLYQLLRTIDLRSLNSATGVPGLNRNDAYLLAVSLPPLPEQRKIAAILSSVDEIIEKTEAVIAQLQVVKKAMMQELLTRGMPGRHTHFKQTEIGEIPEGWEVRRLEEVAEGPVNGRSPLARSTPPGVPTFSIAAVRNGRVDIANNLKYADVSPAAVSRFVLYDGDLLIVRGNGNPDLVGKCGVVLHPPAGCIYPDILMRVRLHPCLLRTFFVETWNSDVVHTQIMDRAKTTNGTYKINGSDVRSIRVPLPPLEEQGLIGDALTSVDEAQLAHEAELASLVRTKAELSSALLSGDLRVAPDPSEQPAQPA; via the coding sequence ATGGCGGCGCCTGAGGGGTGGATAGCCGCGTCCCTCGGGGATGTTTGCAGCCTGGAGTACGGCAAGAGCCTTTCGGCGTCGGTACGTCGACCCGGACCCGTTCCCGTGTACGGCTCAAACGGTGCTGTAGGTCGGCATTGCGAGGCTCTCGTCGCGGGCCCTGGAATCGTGGTCGGACGCAAGGGGAGCATTGGGGAGGTCGTCTGGGCCTCAGACGACTTCTGGCCAATCGACACCACCTACTATGTGAGCGCAGCCGCCGGGGTCGACCTCGTTTGGCTCTACCAGCTTCTTCGAACGATTGACCTTCGGTCGCTCAACTCGGCCACAGGGGTCCCGGGTTTGAATCGCAACGACGCGTACCTTCTGGCGGTTTCGCTCCCCCCCCTCCCCGAGCAGCGCAAGATCGCCGCCATCCTCTCCTCGGTCGACGAGATCATCGAGAAGACCGAGGCCGTCATCGCGCAGCTCCAGGTCGTAAAGAAGGCGATGATGCAGGAGCTGCTGACCCGCGGGATGCCCGGCCGCCACACGCACTTCAAGCAGACCGAGATCGGGGAGATCCCGGAGGGTTGGGAGGTGCGCCGCCTCGAGGAAGTTGCGGAGGGACCGGTCAACGGGCGATCTCCACTCGCGAGGTCCACTCCGCCGGGTGTGCCAACGTTTTCGATAGCCGCGGTTCGAAACGGCCGCGTCGACATCGCCAACAACCTCAAGTACGCAGACGTGAGCCCTGCAGCGGTTAGTCGCTTCGTACTCTACGACGGTGACCTCCTCATCGTGCGTGGGAACGGAAACCCAGACTTGGTCGGCAAGTGTGGAGTCGTGCTCCATCCGCCGGCCGGGTGCATCTATCCTGACATCTTGATGCGCGTGCGACTCCATCCGTGTCTCCTGAGGACATTCTTCGTTGAGACGTGGAACAGCGACGTCGTGCACACCCAAATCATGGACCGAGCGAAGACGACCAACGGGACCTACAAGATCAACGGGAGCGATGTCCGGTCCATTCGCGTTCCGCTGCCTCCGCTTGAGGAACAGGGTCTCATTGGCGACGCGTTGACCAGCGTCGACGAGGCGCAACTGGCGCACGAAGCAGAGCTTGCTTCGCTGGTACGGACGAAAGCCGAGCTGTCGTCGGCCCTCCTCTCCGGAGATCTCCGCGTCGCCCCGGATCCATCTGAACAGCCTGCTCAGCCCGCGTAG
- a CDS encoding SAM-dependent DNA methyltransferase, translating into MTRKRDILSHLTRDELLAAIDTLGLEVADRRAKDPAIEVLAASKRASLSTILGDFKRARLKELCRLLDLDDSGREKAEIIDRLAGVKVPAQGSAQAQLAFDGGSTEPAKPRRGRPPKRAGAASGAAAKSQTSKAPSADEIARQVAEAQQAGKLTREQLEGYLWAAADILRGSIDSSDYKSFIFGLLFLKRLSDRFDEECVELAKEGIDTEDPDEHQFFVPPEARWSHIQKATTNIGEVLNIASARLEDANSKSLEGVLGGVDYNDQNKLGDTKQRDTTLHKLVQHFAQVDLKNSSLSEPDMLGRAYEYLIEKFADDAGKKGGEFYTPSQVVRLLVELLEPAEGMRICDPTCGSGGMLVQSAHYIVDHGGQAKNFSLFGQEKNLGTWAICKMNMLLHGFPDARIEKGDTLRDPKLLESGELMRFDRVIANPPFSLDSWGIEEAGHDPHGRFRFGLPPKGKGDLAFVQHMVATLNAQGRAAVVMPHGVLFRGGAEGTIRQGMLEEDLVEAVIGLPSNLFYGTGIPAAVLLLNRDKPKARKGKVLFVEASREYREGSAQNFLRPEDVAKVTATVKAYADVERYARVVPLEEIAKNDFNLNISRYVETAEAQEKIDVGDAVRQLRDAERARDEAKAVMDRFLEELGYGGA; encoded by the coding sequence ATGACACGCAAGCGCGACATCCTCTCCCACCTGACTCGCGACGAGCTGCTAGCCGCGATAGATACCCTCGGCCTCGAAGTCGCCGACCGGCGCGCCAAGGACCCCGCCATCGAGGTCCTGGCTGCCTCCAAGCGCGCGTCGCTCAGCACCATCCTCGGGGACTTCAAGCGTGCCCGGCTCAAGGAGCTCTGCCGGCTGCTCGACCTCGACGACTCGGGCCGCGAGAAGGCCGAGATCATCGACCGGCTGGCGGGCGTGAAGGTCCCCGCCCAGGGCTCGGCTCAGGCGCAGCTCGCGTTCGATGGCGGCTCCACGGAGCCCGCCAAGCCCCGCCGGGGGCGACCCCCCAAGCGTGCCGGCGCTGCGAGCGGGGCCGCTGCCAAGTCGCAGACCAGCAAGGCCCCCAGCGCCGACGAGATCGCCCGCCAGGTCGCCGAGGCACAGCAGGCCGGCAAGCTCACGCGCGAGCAGCTGGAGGGCTACCTGTGGGCCGCCGCGGACATCCTGCGCGGGTCCATCGACAGCTCCGACTACAAGAGCTTCATCTTCGGGCTGCTCTTCCTGAAGCGCCTGTCCGACCGCTTCGACGAGGAGTGCGTCGAGCTCGCCAAGGAGGGCATCGACACCGAGGACCCAGACGAGCACCAGTTCTTCGTGCCACCCGAGGCTCGTTGGTCGCACATTCAGAAGGCCACCACCAACATCGGCGAAGTCCTGAACATCGCTTCGGCGCGCCTCGAGGACGCGAACAGCAAGTCCCTCGAAGGGGTCTTGGGCGGGGTCGACTACAACGACCAGAACAAGCTGGGCGACACCAAGCAGCGCGACACCACGCTGCACAAGCTGGTGCAGCACTTCGCGCAGGTGGACCTCAAGAACAGCTCGCTCTCCGAGCCCGACATGCTGGGGCGCGCGTACGAGTACCTCATCGAGAAGTTCGCGGACGACGCGGGCAAGAAGGGCGGCGAGTTCTACACCCCCAGCCAGGTGGTGCGGCTGCTGGTCGAGCTGCTGGAGCCCGCCGAGGGCATGCGCATCTGCGACCCCACCTGCGGCTCGGGCGGCATGCTGGTGCAGAGCGCGCACTACATCGTGGACCACGGCGGCCAGGCCAAGAACTTCAGCCTCTTCGGCCAGGAGAAGAACCTCGGCACGTGGGCCATCTGCAAGATGAACATGCTGCTGCACGGCTTCCCCGACGCGCGCATCGAGAAGGGCGACACGCTCCGCGACCCCAAGCTGCTCGAGTCGGGCGAGCTCATGCGCTTCGACCGCGTCATCGCCAACCCGCCCTTCAGCCTAGACAGCTGGGGCATCGAGGAGGCCGGACACGACCCGCACGGGCGCTTCCGCTTCGGCCTCCCGCCCAAGGGGAAGGGCGACCTCGCCTTCGTGCAGCACATGGTGGCCACCCTCAACGCCCAGGGGCGGGCCGCCGTCGTCATGCCCCACGGCGTGCTCTTCCGCGGGGGCGCCGAGGGCACCATCCGCCAGGGCATGCTCGAAGAGGACCTCGTCGAGGCGGTCATCGGCCTGCCTTCGAACCTCTTCTACGGCACCGGCATCCCGGCTGCCGTCCTGCTGCTGAACCGCGACAAGCCCAAGGCGCGGAAGGGCAAGGTGCTCTTCGTGGAGGCGTCGCGCGAGTACCGCGAGGGCTCGGCCCAGAACTTCCTGCGCCCCGAGGACGTGGCCAAGGTCACCGCCACCGTGAAGGCCTACGCGGACGTCGAGCGCTATGCGCGTGTCGTCCCCCTCGAGGAGATAGCCAAGAACGACTTCAATCTCAACATCAGCCGCTACGTCGAGACGGCCGAAGCGCAGGAGAAGATCGACGTGGGTGACGCGGTGCGACAGCTACGCGATGCCGAGCGGGCGCGCGACGAGGCGAAGGCCGTGATGGACCGGTTCTTGGAGGAGCTTGGATATGGCGGCGCCTGA
- a CDS encoding GNAT family N-acetyltransferase, with amino-acid sequence MTSRGGLDATETRGESPTLDVQLRAATEDDFEFSLATTEATMREYVVAQWGTWDAAAQRASHEKSFDTSKFRIVLVDGDAAGVLEVLDFADHVQLGTLYLLPAYQSRGVGAFLLQRVLADAVGRPVRLRTLAVNARAQRFYARHGFRTTSVTPERVYMEAMTV; translated from the coding sequence GTGACGTCTCGAGGCGGACTGGACGCTACGGAAACGCGTGGGGAGTCGCCCACGCTCGACGTGCAGCTCCGGGCCGCGACGGAGGACGACTTCGAGTTCTCTCTCGCGACCACGGAGGCAACGATGCGGGAGTATGTGGTCGCGCAGTGGGGCACATGGGATGCGGCGGCACAGCGGGCGTCCCACGAGAAGAGCTTCGACACGAGCAAGTTCCGCATCGTGCTCGTGGACGGCGACGCGGCGGGCGTCTTGGAGGTCCTCGACTTCGCGGACCACGTGCAGCTAGGGACGCTGTACCTGCTGCCTGCGTACCAAAGCCGAGGTGTGGGAGCCTTTTTGCTACAGCGCGTCCTCGCAGACGCCGTCGGTCGGCCCGTGCGGTTGCGCACACTGGCCGTCAACGCGCGTGCGCAGCGGTTCTATGCACGCCACGGGTTCAGAACGACCAGCGTCACGCCGGAGCGTGTGTACATGGAGGCGATGACCGTCTGA
- a CDS encoding AraC family transcriptional regulator ligand-binding domain-containing protein encodes MPRSSRPSRPAATAPHLHRPTVSVAYLNLLVEMLAERGIDASRLFAGIPFDRDLLTREGGRMSAADWTRFVLRAQELTADPGLGYAFGLRMRPGLHGILGYAALSSATIRDSLEVSARYANVRQAHFRMALEPHEAGALFTVREKFPIPVARTFFYENILVSIAEAVGTALGRPRAAGDASGDAPALQIWMDTPEPPYFAPFRERLPPVRFGAVVNGVAVPHEVLALRPVLADPHASREAIAHCERELALTVDDERDLVIAVRDALGRSPDGEAPRLTHVAATLGVSTRTLKRKLAQGGTSFRALLLESQLRRARHLLAHTQLRVAEVAHRLGYENPANFSRAFTQSTGESPSAYRARTAPSGLR; translated from the coding sequence ATGCCTCGCTCCTCTCGCCCTTCACGTCCCGCCGCCACCGCGCCGCACCTGCACCGCCCCACGGTGTCCGTTGCGTACCTCAACCTGCTGGTGGAGATGCTGGCGGAGCGCGGCATCGACGCATCGCGCCTGTTCGCGGGCATCCCGTTCGACCGCGACCTGCTCACGCGCGAGGGCGGGCGCATGTCGGCCGCCGACTGGACGCGCTTCGTGCTGCGCGCGCAGGAGCTCACGGCGGACCCCGGGCTCGGCTATGCGTTCGGCCTGCGCATGCGGCCGGGCCTGCACGGCATCCTCGGCTACGCCGCGCTCAGCAGCGCCACCATCCGCGACTCGCTCGAGGTCAGCGCCCGCTACGCCAACGTGCGGCAGGCGCACTTCCGCATGGCCCTCGAGCCGCACGAGGCGGGCGCGCTCTTCACCGTGCGCGAGAAGTTCCCCATCCCCGTGGCGCGCACGTTCTTCTACGAGAACATCCTGGTGAGCATCGCCGAGGCGGTGGGCACGGCGCTCGGTCGGCCGCGCGCCGCGGGTGACGCCTCTGGTGACGCCCCCGCGCTCCAGATCTGGATGGACACCCCCGAGCCGCCCTACTTCGCGCCCTTCCGCGAGCGCCTGCCGCCCGTGCGCTTCGGCGCGGTGGTGAACGGCGTGGCCGTGCCGCACGAGGTGCTCGCCCTGCGCCCCGTCCTTGCGGACCCGCACGCCTCCCGCGAAGCCATCGCCCACTGCGAGCGCGAGCTGGCACTCACGGTGGACGACGAGCGCGACCTGGTCATCGCCGTGCGCGACGCCCTCGGCCGCTCTCCCGACGGAGAGGCCCCGCGCCTCACCCACGTGGCCGCGACGCTCGGCGTCTCCACTCGCACGCTCAAGCGCAAGCTCGCCCAGGGCGGCACCTCCTTCCGGGCCCTGCTCCTCGAGTCCCAGCTGCGCCGCGCCCGCCACCTCCTGGCCCACACCCAGCTGCGCGTCGCCGAGGTCGCCCACCGCCTCGGCTACGAGAACCCCGCCAACTTCTCGCGGGCGTTTACGCAATCGACCGGCGAGTCCCCCAGCGCCTACCGCGCGCGGACGGCACCGAGCGGACTCCGGTGA
- a CDS encoding SDR family oxidoreductase: MALLALHGSVVAVTGGARGIGLATARALIERGARVALGDIDLDLARDAAAQLGPHALALPLDVRRRASFEAFLAATEERFGPLDALVNNAGIMPSGDFLAEPDGMSDAQIDVNLRGVILGCKVALPRLLAHGRGHIVNVASMAGRLPVPGLAVYCATKFAVVGLTETLAEEYRDSGVDFTAVLPAKVTTELAAGTERAGRGIPTVSAEDVAAAIVGALDHPVGEVTVPRYLKALAPLQSSAPRPVLRTVRRALGDRRILNELDAQARAGYTSRIARLAVTDAPEGAA; this comes from the coding sequence ATGGCACTCCTCGCTCTTCATGGTTCCGTCGTCGCCGTCACGGGTGGCGCGCGCGGCATCGGGCTCGCTACGGCGCGGGCGCTCATCGAACGCGGCGCACGCGTGGCGCTCGGGGACATCGACCTCGACTTGGCCCGCGACGCGGCGGCGCAGCTGGGTCCGCACGCGCTCGCCCTCCCGCTGGACGTGCGGCGGCGCGCGTCGTTCGAGGCCTTCCTCGCCGCCACAGAGGAGCGCTTCGGCCCCCTCGACGCACTGGTGAACAACGCGGGCATCATGCCCAGCGGCGACTTCCTGGCCGAGCCCGACGGCATGAGCGACGCGCAGATCGACGTGAACCTGCGCGGCGTCATCCTGGGCTGCAAGGTCGCGCTGCCGCGCCTGCTCGCGCACGGGCGCGGGCACATCGTGAACGTAGCCTCCATGGCGGGGCGGCTGCCCGTGCCCGGCCTGGCCGTGTACTGCGCCACCAAGTTCGCGGTGGTGGGCCTGACCGAGACACTCGCGGAGGAGTACCGCGACAGCGGGGTGGACTTCACCGCCGTGCTGCCCGCCAAGGTCACCACGGAGCTGGCCGCGGGGACCGAGCGCGCGGGGCGCGGCATCCCCACCGTCTCCGCCGAAGATGTCGCTGCGGCCATCGTCGGCGCGCTGGACCACCCCGTCGGCGAGGTGACCGTGCCGCGCTACCTCAAGGCCCTCGCGCCCCTGCAGTCCTCCGCGCCGCGCCCGGTGCTGCGCACGGTGCGACGCGCGCTCGGTGACCGCCGCATCCTGAACGAGCTCGACGCCCAGGCCCGCGCTGGGTACACGAGCCGCATCGCGCGCCTGGCCGTGACCGACGCCCCGGAGGGGGCAGCGTGA